In a genomic window of Methanocella sp.:
- a CDS encoding 5,10-methylenetetrahydromethanopterin reductase, producing the protein MATFGIEFVPNVPIKELINYCKFAEDAGLNYLWITDHYNNRNVFESLALIANNTSRIKMGPGITNAFTASPAVTASAICTLDEISDGRATLGIGPGDLSTLPKIGIPMETPVARLTEAVSVIRNLWTGAPVSTPDNKVFKFAGAGLAYKPKQKAIPVYIGAQGEKMLETAGKIGDGALINASNPKDFQFAVPIIKKAAGEKKFDIAAYTSFAIDNDAKKAKGAVKPVVAFIAAGAPVPVLQRHGLDLNAVNTIKGGLAKGDFKTAFGAVNDAMIDAFSIYGTPADLNAKIKGLTDMGVTQIVAGSPIGADKNNSIRLIGKYVIP; encoded by the coding sequence ATGGCTACTTTCGGTATAGAATTCGTTCCGAACGTTCCAATAAAGGAACTGATCAACTATTGTAAGTTTGCAGAAGATGCTGGTCTGAACTATCTATGGATCACGGACCACTACAACAACCGCAACGTCTTTGAGAGCCTTGCCCTCATCGCGAACAACACCTCGAGGATCAAGATGGGCCCGGGCATCACCAACGCGTTCACCGCCAGCCCGGCAGTGACCGCCTCGGCGATCTGCACGCTCGACGAGATATCCGACGGCAGGGCCACCCTGGGTATCGGCCCCGGCGACCTGAGCACCCTCCCGAAGATCGGCATCCCGATGGAGACCCCCGTCGCGAGGCTTACTGAGGCCGTATCGGTCATCAGGAACCTGTGGACCGGCGCGCCTGTCAGCACCCCGGACAACAAGGTATTCAAGTTCGCCGGCGCAGGGCTGGCATACAAGCCCAAGCAGAAGGCAATCCCCGTCTACATCGGCGCACAGGGCGAGAAGATGCTCGAGACCGCCGGCAAGATCGGCGACGGTGCGTTAATTAACGCGTCCAACCCCAAGGACTTCCAGTTCGCGGTGCCCATCATCAAGAAGGCCGCCGGCGAGAAGAAGTTCGACATCGCCGCGTACACCTCGTTCGCGATCGACAACGACGCAAAGAAGGCAAAGGGCGCAGTCAAGCCCGTCGTGGCGTTCATCGCCGCGGGCGCACCCGTACCCGTCCTGCAGAGGCACGGCCTCGACCTGAACGCCGTCAACACCATCAAGGGCGGCCTGGCGAAGGGCGACTTCAAGACCGCGTTCGGCGCAGTCAACGACGCGATGATCGACGCGTTCTCAATCTACGGCACGCCCGCCGACCTGAACGCCAAGATCAAGGGCCTGACCGACATGGGCGTCACCCAGATCGTTGCCGGCTCCCCGATCGGCGCGGACAAGAACAACTCGATCCGCCTCATCGGCAAGTACGTAATACCGTAA
- the deoC gene encoding deoxyribose-phosphate aldolase, with product MNAREFARHIDHTLLRPDATDKDVLLLCDEAVEYGFASACVASCWAGLAKKRLGDTGVNTCCVVGFPFGSGASYAKSSEAWAAVDAGADEIDVVMNFGYLKTGLIEEVKRELSSVVAVAQGATVKVIVETCYLTDEEKVLAARLVKGSGANFVKTSTGYGPKGATVEDVRLIAREVPGIKIKASGGIRTFDDAKKFLDAGASRIGASSGPAIMKGFH from the coding sequence ATGAACGCACGGGAGTTCGCCCGCCACATCGACCACACGCTACTCAGGCCCGACGCCACCGATAAAGACGTTTTATTGCTGTGCGACGAGGCCGTGGAATATGGCTTCGCCTCTGCCTGCGTGGCCTCGTGCTGGGCGGGGCTGGCGAAAAAGCGGCTCGGGGATACCGGCGTGAATACCTGCTGCGTCGTCGGGTTTCCGTTCGGCTCGGGCGCCTCGTATGCAAAGTCGTCCGAGGCATGGGCGGCCGTGGACGCGGGGGCGGATGAGATCGATGTCGTCATGAATTTCGGGTACCTGAAGACCGGCCTCATCGAGGAGGTTAAAAGAGAACTGTCCTCCGTCGTCGCAGTGGCCCAGGGCGCCACGGTCAAAGTCATCGTCGAGACGTGCTACCTGACGGACGAGGAGAAGGTGCTGGCCGCGCGCCTCGTAAAGGGCTCGGGCGCGAACTTTGTTAAGACTTCGACGGGCTACGGCCCGAAGGGCGCGACCGTCGAAGATGTCCGGCTGATCGCCCGGGAGGTGCCGGGCATAAAGATCAAGGCTTCGGGCGGCATACGCACCTTCGATGACGCGAAAAAGTTCCTGGACGCGGGCGCCTCGCGCATCGGCGCCAGCTCCGGGCCCGCCATCATGAAGGGCTTCCACTAG